The Saccharothrix variisporea genome has a segment encoding these proteins:
- a CDS encoding 2-aminoethylphosphonate ABC transporter permease subunit: protein MRRLVWLVPPVAVLAVFFGYPLVLVLWQSFVSDSGVVGLQVWQDVLGSAEFQRAVVRTALLALAATAGCLVLGVFLALVIAFAPFPGVRAVSRLVDVVLAFPSFLIALAFTFLYGSAGVVNAALGDGSVDFLYSPWGVLLAEITFYTPFVMRPALAAFSQIPGAQLDVAASLGASPWRVLRRVLLPDAAPALASGACLTLLLCMNEFGIVLFVGAKDVITLPMLVYTKAIVTFDYPAACVVAVVNVVFSGALYALHRCLFAKGAGRAAVDAA, encoded by the coding sequence ATGCGGCGGCTGGTGTGGCTGGTGCCGCCGGTCGCGGTGCTCGCGGTGTTCTTCGGGTACCCGCTGGTGTTGGTGCTGTGGCAGTCGTTCGTGTCCGACTCCGGCGTGGTCGGGTTGCAGGTCTGGCAGGACGTGCTGGGGTCCGCGGAGTTCCAGCGCGCGGTGGTGCGGACGGCGCTGCTGGCGCTCGCCGCGACCGCCGGGTGCCTGGTGCTCGGGGTGTTCCTGGCGCTGGTGATCGCGTTCGCGCCGTTCCCTGGGGTGCGGGCGGTGTCGCGGCTGGTGGACGTGGTGCTGGCGTTCCCGTCGTTCCTGATCGCGCTGGCGTTCACGTTCCTGTACGGCAGTGCCGGCGTGGTGAACGCGGCGCTCGGTGACGGGTCGGTGGACTTCCTCTACTCGCCGTGGGGCGTGCTGCTGGCGGAGATCACGTTCTACACGCCGTTCGTGATGCGGCCGGCGCTGGCGGCGTTCAGCCAGATCCCCGGGGCGCAGCTGGACGTGGCCGCGAGTCTGGGGGCGTCGCCGTGGCGGGTGCTGCGGCGGGTGTTGCTGCCGGACGCGGCGCCGGCGTTGGCGTCCGGGGCGTGCCTGACCTTGTTGCTGTGCATGAACGAGTTCGGGATCGTGCTGTTCGTCGGCGCGAAGGACGTCATCACGTTGCCGATGTTGGTGTACACGAAGGCGATCGTGACGTTCGACTACCCGGCGGCGTGTGTGGTGGCCGTGGTGAACGTGGTGTTCTCCGGCGCGCTCTACGCGCTGCACCGGTGTTTGTTCGCGAAGGGAGCGGGCCGTGCTGCTGTGGACGCGGCGTAG
- a CDS encoding ABC transporter permease — MLLWTRRSRAVAIAVFAVLFAVVVLAPLAMIVLASVAGSWNGVLPSEVTGSHLAGAVHGDAVASALVSAQTAVIAALVAVVLGTWLALSAARAPLVVRRVLDGVAHLPLAVPSVVVGLGLLVAFSRPPLLLNGTRWIVLVAHLVILLPFTFSVVSAAQRRVDPVLAAVAASLSASPMRVLWRVQVPVLLPAMSASASLGLALSMGEVGATVMVYPPDWRTLPVSVFALTDRGQVFAASASTVLLLGITLAGLVAVGAVRLRAAER; from the coding sequence GTGCTGCTGTGGACGCGGCGTAGTCGGGCGGTCGCCATCGCGGTGTTCGCGGTGCTGTTCGCGGTCGTCGTGCTGGCTCCGCTGGCGATGATCGTGCTGGCGTCGGTGGCCGGGTCGTGGAACGGCGTGCTGCCGTCCGAGGTGACCGGGTCGCACCTGGCGGGCGCGGTGCACGGGGACGCGGTGGCCAGTGCGCTGGTCAGCGCGCAGACGGCCGTCATCGCGGCGCTGGTCGCGGTGGTGCTGGGGACCTGGCTGGCGTTAAGCGCGGCCCGTGCTCCTCTTGTGGTGCGGCGGGTGCTGGACGGGGTGGCGCACCTGCCGTTGGCCGTGCCGTCGGTGGTGGTGGGCCTCGGGCTCCTGGTCGCGTTCAGCCGACCGCCGTTGCTGCTCAACGGAACGCGGTGGATCGTGCTCGTGGCGCACCTGGTGATCCTGCTGCCGTTCACGTTCAGCGTCGTGTCGGCGGCGCAGCGTCGCGTGGACCCGGTGCTGGCGGCGGTGGCTGCGAGCCTGAGTGCGTCGCCGATGCGCGTGCTGTGGCGCGTGCAGGTGCCCGTGCTGTTGCCCGCGATGTCGGCGTCGGCGTCACTGGGGTTGGCGCTGTCGATGGGCGAGGTCGGCGCGACCGTCATGGTGTACCCGCCGGACTGGCGGACGCTGCCGGTGAGCGTCTTCGCGTTGACGGACCGGGGCCAGGTCTTCGCCGCGTCGGCGTCCACCGTGCTGCTGCTGGGGATCACGCTGGCCGGCCTGGTCGCGGTGGGAGCTGTTCGCCTCCGCGCCGCCGAACGTTAG
- a CDS encoding ABC transporter ATP-binding protein → MTPAVELRDVSVHFGRTVALHGLDLSVAPGETLALLGPSGSGKSTALKAIAGFLRPTSGRVLLGGRDVTDTPPNRRGLGVVVQSYALFPHMKVFDNVAFGLHARRVPRREVAARVAEVLDLVGMGGFRDRYPRQLSGGQQQRVAIARALAIRPPVLLLDEPLSALDAALREEMVAELLRLRAELPDTAVVYVTHDQGEALALADRIAVMRDARLVEVGPTESLYHRPVESFTASFLGASNLLPVEVVDRETVRVGAVAVKASSDGLSDGPVALSVRPHRVGVRPYTGSGLAARLLAVQWRGTGFRLDVELELGHRLRAEVPDVEGLSVGSRVEVSIPDGCPLVRVA, encoded by the coding sequence ATGACGCCGGCCGTCGAGCTGCGGGACGTGTCCGTCCACTTCGGACGGACCGTCGCGCTGCACGGCCTGGACCTGTCGGTGGCGCCGGGGGAGACCCTGGCGCTGCTCGGCCCGTCCGGGTCGGGCAAGTCCACCGCGCTGAAGGCGATCGCCGGCTTCCTGCGGCCCACCTCCGGGCGGGTGCTACTCGGCGGTCGCGACGTCACCGACACCCCGCCGAACCGGCGCGGGCTCGGCGTGGTGGTGCAGAGCTACGCGTTGTTCCCGCACATGAAGGTGTTCGACAACGTGGCCTTCGGGCTGCACGCCCGGCGGGTGCCGCGCCGGGAGGTCGCGGCCCGGGTCGCCGAGGTGCTGGACCTGGTGGGCATGGGCGGGTTCCGGGACCGGTACCCGCGCCAGCTCTCCGGCGGGCAGCAGCAGCGGGTGGCCATCGCGCGGGCGTTGGCGATCCGGCCGCCCGTGCTGCTGCTGGACGAGCCGTTGTCGGCGCTGGACGCGGCCCTGCGCGAGGAGATGGTGGCCGAACTGCTGCGGCTGCGAGCGGAACTGCCCGACACCGCCGTCGTGTACGTGACGCACGATCAGGGCGAGGCGCTCGCGCTGGCCGACCGGATCGCGGTGATGCGGGACGCGCGACTGGTCGAGGTCGGGCCGACCGAATCGCTGTACCACCGGCCGGTCGAGTCGTTCACGGCGTCGTTCCTGGGTGCCTCGAACCTGCTCCCGGTCGAGGTGGTGGACCGGGAGACGGTGCGGGTCGGCGCGGTGGCGGTGAAGGCCTCGTCGGACGGGCTCTCGGACGGGCCGGTGGCGTTGAGCGTCCGGCCGCACCGGGTCGGGGTGCGGCCGTACACCGGGTCGGGGCTGGCGGCGCGGCTGCTGGCCGTGCAGTGGCGGGGGACCGGGTTCCGGCTCGACGTGGAGCTGGAGCTCGGGCACCGGCTGCGCGCGGAGGTGCCCGACGTGGAGGGGCTGTCGGTGGGGTCGCGGGTGGAAGTGTCCATTCCGGACGGTTGTCCGCTGGTGCGGGTGGCGTGA